A DNA window from Streptomyces canus contains the following coding sequences:
- a CDS encoding NAD(P)/FAD-dependent oxidoreductase: MSTHTADVVVIGGGVMGTSIARHLARAGVREVVLVERDELASGSTSKAAGGVRAQFSDELNIRLGARGLEAFGRFEEETGQDIGLHRVGYLFLLSTPEEVTSFEESVRLQNSLGVPSRMTDPAEARRLSPLITTDGLLAAAFSPEDGHCTPESVVYGYAADARRHGATILRHTEVTGIEQRGDDITGVVTSRGRIATGTVICAAGAWSRAVGAMVGVDLPVEPLRRQIAVTEPVEGLPPDLPMTIDFTSSLYFHGEGPGLLLGMSDPDETPGFDTATHDRWIPRLAEAMRHRAPALLDLRRTGGWAGLYELTPDHNALIGEATSVSRFLYATGFSGHGFLQGPAVGEVVRDLYLGRVPFVDISPLSAGRFAADAPRPEANRV, encoded by the coding sequence GTGAGCACGCACACGGCCGACGTCGTCGTGATCGGCGGCGGAGTCATGGGCACGAGCATCGCCCGCCACCTGGCGCGCGCGGGCGTCAGGGAGGTGGTGCTCGTCGAGCGCGACGAACTCGCCTCCGGCTCCACCTCGAAGGCCGCGGGCGGGGTGCGGGCGCAGTTCTCCGACGAGCTCAACATCCGGCTCGGGGCGCGCGGCCTGGAGGCGTTCGGCCGCTTCGAGGAGGAGACGGGGCAGGACATCGGGCTGCACCGGGTCGGTTATCTGTTCCTCCTGTCGACCCCGGAGGAGGTCACCTCCTTCGAGGAGAGCGTGCGCCTCCAGAACTCGCTCGGCGTCCCGAGCCGCATGACCGACCCGGCCGAGGCGCGCCGGCTGTCGCCCCTCATCACCACCGACGGCCTGCTCGCCGCCGCCTTCTCGCCCGAGGACGGCCACTGCACGCCCGAGTCCGTCGTGTACGGCTACGCCGCCGACGCCCGCCGCCACGGCGCGACGATCCTGCGGCACACCGAGGTCACCGGCATCGAACAGCGCGGCGACGACATCACGGGCGTCGTGACGAGCAGGGGCCGGATCGCCACCGGCACGGTGATCTGCGCGGCCGGCGCCTGGTCGCGGGCCGTCGGCGCGATGGTCGGCGTGGACCTGCCGGTCGAGCCGCTGCGCCGCCAGATCGCGGTCACCGAACCGGTCGAGGGGCTGCCGCCCGACCTCCCCATGACCATCGACTTCACCAGCAGTCTCTACTTCCACGGCGAGGGCCCCGGTCTCCTCCTCGGCATGTCCGACCCCGACGAGACACCCGGCTTCGACACCGCCACCCACGACCGCTGGATCCCCCGCCTCGCCGAGGCCATGAGACATCGCGCCCCCGCCCTCCTCGACCTGCGCCGCACCGGCGGCTGGGCCGGCCTGTACGAGCTCACCCCGGACCACAACGCCCTGATCGGCGAGGCCACTTCGGTCTCCCGCTTCCTGTACGCGACCGGCTTCTCCGGCCACGGTTTCCTCCAGGGACCGGCCGTCGGCGAGGTCGTCCGCGACCTGTACCTCGGCCGCGTACCCTTCGTGGACATCAGCCCGCTCAGCGCCGGCCGGTTCGCGGCCGACGCCCCGCGCCCGGAGGCCAACCGCGTATGA
- a CDS encoding saccharopine dehydrogenase, with translation MTELHLWLRHEVRSTERRTPVVPSDARRLVDSGVTLTVEESPQRIFPIEEYEAAGCGVAPAGSWASRAPLDAVVVGLKELPDEPAALPHRHIFFGHAYKGQPGAPELLRRFAAGGGALLDLEYLVDDHGRRLAAFGYWAGYLGAALAVLQHRGRLSAPLTPTSQEELAEVLRPVAGDEEFRALVIGALGRSGRGARVALRAAGIEPACWDLEETRSLDRPALLAHDLLVNCVLATTPVPPFVREADLDDPTRRLRTLSDVTCDVGSPLNVLPVYDRVTEWAEPVRRLHKEPPLDLIAIDNLPSLLPEESSVDFSGSLLPLLPEFGVGGPWGRCLERFHQACRELGIDEGEFRRV, from the coding sequence ATGACCGAGCTCCACCTGTGGCTGCGCCACGAGGTCCGTTCCACCGAGCGACGCACACCCGTGGTGCCGTCCGACGCCCGGCGGCTCGTCGACAGCGGGGTGACGCTGACCGTCGAGGAGTCCCCGCAACGGATCTTCCCGATCGAGGAGTACGAGGCGGCCGGCTGCGGAGTGGCGCCCGCGGGTTCCTGGGCGTCCCGGGCGCCGCTGGACGCCGTGGTCGTAGGCCTGAAGGAACTCCCCGACGAGCCCGCCGCCCTGCCGCACCGGCACATCTTCTTCGGGCACGCCTACAAGGGGCAGCCGGGCGCCCCGGAACTGCTGCGCCGGTTCGCCGCCGGGGGAGGGGCGCTCCTCGACCTGGAGTACCTGGTCGACGACCACGGCCGCAGGCTCGCCGCCTTCGGTTACTGGGCCGGTTACCTGGGTGCGGCCCTGGCCGTGCTCCAGCACCGGGGAAGGCTGTCCGCGCCCCTCACGCCCACCTCGCAGGAGGAGCTGGCGGAGGTCCTGCGGCCCGTCGCCGGGGACGAGGAGTTCAGGGCGCTGGTGATCGGGGCCCTGGGCCGCAGCGGCCGGGGCGCGCGCGTCGCGCTCCGGGCTGCCGGGATCGAGCCGGCCTGCTGGGACCTCGAGGAGACCCGCAGCCTGGACCGCCCCGCCCTGCTCGCCCACGACCTGCTCGTGAACTGCGTCCTCGCCACCACTCCCGTCCCGCCCTTCGTCCGTGAGGCGGACCTGGACGACCCGACCCGCCGGTTGCGCACCCTCTCCGACGTCACCTGCGACGTCGGCTCGCCCCTGAACGTCCTGCCGGTCTACGACCGCGTCACCGAGTGGGCCGAGCCCGTCCGCCGACTGCACAAGGAACCCCCGCTCGACCTGATCGCCATCGACAACCTGCCGTCCCTGCTCCCGGAGGAGTCCAGCGTCGACTTCTCGGGGTCCCTGCTGCCCCTGCTGCCGGAGTTCGGGGTCGGCGGCCCCTGGGGGCGCTGTCTGGAGCGGTTCCATCAGGCGTGCCGTGAACTCGGCATCGACGAAGGGGAGTTCCGCCGTGTCTGA